In Nostoc sp. GT001, a genomic segment contains:
- a CDS encoding type I polyketide synthase, translating into MSAYSIDTALTELESLINNCEQAVIKSIEGKKMKSDKSVSINKINRQLQHNPIAIVGMASLLPQARNLREYWQNIVNKIDCITDVPSTHWSVEDYYDPNPRTTEDKTYCKRGGFLPEVDFNPMEFGIPPSILEVTDVSQLLSLVVAKEAMEDAGYGEKREFNREMVGVILGVAMAKQLGMPLSARLEYPIWEKALKSSGLSDEDTQKIVDKIKSAYVKWDENAFPGMLANVVAGRIANRLNFGGMNCVVDAACASSFGALKMAISELVEHRSDMMLTGGVDTDNTIMAYISFSKTPAVSPSENVKPFDAKSDGMMLGEGIAMMVLKRLEDAERDNDKIYAVIKGIGTSSDGRYKSIYAPRKEGQVKALERAYEDAGFSPATVGLMEAHGTGTMAGDPTEFGSLKDFFDVHDDKKQHIALGSVKSQIGHTKAAAGAASLIKTALALHHKVLPPTINITEPNPKLNIKNSSFYLNTQTRPWIRPEGEAPRRAGVSSFGFGGTNYHVVLEEYESDQNDAYRLHSDASEVLLFAPTVEQLLSKSEEILGKLRSPDAPTHYSQLVNECKSQQIPLSVPRFGFVAENLEEACKFLQTSIDWLKLKGSAASWEHPQGIYYRSSGMELGGKVVSLFSGQGSQYLEMGRELVMNFPLMRRLHGYMDSLLLKDNLQPLSEIVFPHPVFGEAEKNVQIAALQRTEYAQPAIGVLSAGMYSILQQAGFKSDFVAGHSFGELTALWAAGVLSTEDYLFLVKARGQAMAAPEDPDHDAGSMLAVKEDISKVEAVLRHFPQVAIANQNSPTQFVLAGPTAEIARIKDALHEKGYTAVLLPVSAAFHTPLIAFAQKSFAIATKSVKFQSPKIPVYSNVTSKQYPKEAQGIQKILETHLSNSVLFKQEIENIYAAGGTCFVEFGPRRILSNLVKEILGDRPHITVSLNPSTQKNSDRSLREAVVQLRVIGLTLNNLDPYQLPQTIPPIETKKTLNVRLNGINYRSEKTKNAFALALQDGHKVTLPTPESFETVAPLFSSPGVTPTLAAIETNGHKKLTPAMNGVTATIIAQPEQQMNPVTLSQPAQESKMQPTPEKLTNYEQLLASLEYLLTQFQENQAENLQVHGTYLNHQMEYAKAFFQLMQQQNSLLSESKSTAETAKMKLVVMESLERSMMQFHSQQGETLRIHEQYLQEQLEYTKSFFQLIQQEYSQIISGEGTTQLTEKLSNFTPFTTETTVSDAPTKIVESQPLPVAVTQEPLPAAVEPVVETSYSPLPTPHFATVETVEPVVAPPVPVVEEPQAEVVVKISSPPVKEVVAEPAPTTAAPVSGATIDIVDLDKNLLAITSDKTDYPVEMLEMDMDMEADLGIDSIKRVEILGALQEMYPNLPKPNLEELSEKRTIGQVVEYLQSHASKSVSVEIAVHEVQPATEIAVETAPVVEVVVAPEPSIVVAFTPEPEAAPSTSDEFANLGETLLAITSDKTGYPVEMLELEMDMEADLGIDSIKRVEILGAMQETYPNLPKPNIEELGDLRTIGQIVDYLQQLAGGXKKKSEPEFVQQQPPQLEHELEHTIQRHPVKLRSLAQPDYLDFTLPEGHIGLITDDGSLTTYKLAESLIEKGWKVVVISFPQSLLVQQAPLPTGVTRVTLANLSEEHLQQQLQAIASHCGAIGAFIHLHPMFVGNHTYSISYNESEKAIVKHVFLMAKHLKPSLNEAAKHGRSCFCTVAHLDGAFGLEYKVNFGAIGAGLFGLTKTLRWEWPKVFTRAIDLSPRLDAKQSVQNIIAELHDPNLYISEVGYGSQGRVTIIAD; encoded by the coding sequence GGAATGCCACTTTCTGCCAGGTTGGAATATCCGATTTGGGAAAAAGCGCTTAAAAGCAGTGGTTTATCTGACGAAGATACCCAAAAAATCGTTGATAAAATCAAAAGCGCTTATGTGAAGTGGGATGAGAACGCTTTCCCTGGAATGTTAGCTAACGTAGTCGCGGGTAGAATTGCCAATCGCCTCAATTTTGGCGGGATGAATTGTGTAGTTGATGCTGCTTGCGCTAGTTCCTTTGGTGCTTTGAAAATGGCAATCAGCGAACTAGTTGAGCATCGTTCTGACATGATGCTAACTGGTGGTGTTGATACCGATAACACCATCATGGCTTACATCTCATTCAGCAAAACACCGGCGGTTTCTCCTAGTGAAAATGTCAAACCTTTCGATGCTAAATCCGATGGGATGATGTTGGGTGAAGGTATCGCCATGATGGTTCTCAAACGTTTGGAAGATGCTGAACGTGATAACGATAAAATATATGCCGTAATTAAAGGTATTGGTACTTCCAGCGATGGACGTTACAAGAGCATTTATGCTCCGCGCAAAGAAGGTCAAGTTAAAGCCTTAGAACGTGCTTATGAAGATGCCGGCTTCTCTCCTGCTACTGTTGGTTTGATGGAAGCACATGGCACCGGCACAATGGCTGGAGATCCGACAGAATTCGGTTCTTTAAAAGACTTCTTTGATGTCCATGATGATAAAAAGCAGCATATCGCTTTGGGTAGTGTGAAATCGCAAATCGGACACACAAAAGCGGCTGCGGGTGCGGCGAGTTTGATTAAAACTGCTTTGGCTTTACATCACAAAGTATTACCGCCGACAATTAACATCACTGAGCCAAATCCCAAACTCAACATTAAAAATTCATCCTTTTATTTGAATACCCAAACTAGACCTTGGATTCGTCCAGAGGGCGAAGCGCCAAGACGTGCGGGTGTGAGTTCTTTCGGCTTTGGTGGAACAAACTACCACGTTGTTTTGGAAGAGTATGAATCCGACCAAAACGACGCTTACCGCTTACACAGTGATGCTAGTGAAGTGCTGTTGTTTGCTCCCACAGTAGAGCAATTGTTGAGCAAGTCGGAAGAGATTTTAGGTAAGTTGCGATCGCCAGATGCACCTACACATTACTCACAATTAGTCAATGAGTGCAAATCACAACAAATTCCTCTTTCTGTTCCAAGATTTGGGTTTGTCGCTGAAAATCTCGAAGAAGCTTGCAAGTTTCTGCAAACTAGCATTGACTGGCTGAAACTCAAAGGTTCAGCAGCATCTTGGGAGCATCCCCAAGGAATTTATTACCGCTCCTCTGGTATGGAATTGGGCGGAAAAGTTGTCTCTCTATTTTCTGGTCAAGGTTCGCAATACCTGGAGATGGGACGCGAACTGGTGATGAATTTTCCTTTGATGCGCCGTCTTCATGGCTATATGGATAGCCTGTTGCTCAAAGATAATTTGCAGCCGCTATCAGAGATTGTTTTCCCTCATCCTGTGTTTGGAGAGGCAGAAAAGAATGTCCAAATTGCTGCCTTGCAACGCACAGAATACGCTCAACCAGCGATCGGGGTGTTGAGTGCAGGGATGTACAGCATCCTGCAACAAGCTGGGTTTAAGTCAGATTTTGTTGCCGGTCATAGCTTTGGTGAACTAACAGCGCTATGGGCTGCGGGTGTTTTGAGTACAGAAGATTACTTGTTCTTAGTGAAAGCTAGGGGTCAAGCAATGGCTGCACCTGAAGATCCAGATCATGATGCGGGAAGTATGCTGGCTGTCAAAGAAGATATCAGCAAAGTAGAAGCAGTGCTGAGACATTTTCCCCAAGTTGCGATCGCTAATCAAAATTCTCCGACTCAATTTGTCTTGGCTGGGCCTACCGCAGAAATAGCGAGAATCAAAGACGCTTTACACGAGAAAGGATATACAGCTGTATTGCTACCTGTTTCAGCAGCGTTCCATACACCGCTAATCGCCTTTGCTCAGAAATCCTTTGCGATCGCCACCAAGTCTGTTAAATTCCAAAGTCCCAAAATCCCTGTTTACAGCAACGTTACCAGTAAGCAGTATCCCAAGGAAGCCCAAGGTATTCAAAAAATTCTGGAAACGCACCTTTCTAATTCAGTGCTGTTTAAGCAGGAAATTGAAAATATCTATGCGGCGGGTGGTACTTGCTTTGTGGAATTTGGGCCGAGGAGAATTCTGAGCAACTTGGTAAAAGAGATTCTTGGCGATCGCCCTCATATTACCGTATCTTTAAACCCCAGCACTCAAAAGAATAGCGATCGCTCTTTGCGAGAAGCGGTTGTGCAGTTGCGGGTGATTGGTTTGACTTTAAATAACCTCGATCCTTACCAACTTCCCCAAACTATTCCCCCAATTGAGACGAAGAAGACATTAAATGTTCGTTTAAACGGCATCAATTATAGATCCGAAAAAACGAAAAATGCCTTCGCTCTAGCTTTACAGGATGGGCATAAAGTCACATTACCTACCCCTGAATCTTTTGAAACTGTAGCTCCTTTATTTAGCAGCCCAGGTGTGACTCCAACTCTCGCAGCGATCGAGACTAACGGACATAAAAAACTTACCCCAGCAATGAACGGTGTGACTGCTACTATCATCGCCCAGCCAGAGCAACAGATGAATCCTGTTACCCTGTCACAACCAGCCCAGGAATCTAAGATGCAACCAACACCAGAAAAACTTACAAATTACGAACAACTTTTAGCAAGTTTAGAATATCTCCTGACACAGTTCCAGGAAAATCAAGCCGAGAATTTACAAGTTCACGGTACTTATCTCAACCATCAAATGGAATACGCTAAAGCGTTTTTCCAACTGATGCAGCAGCAGAATTCCTTGTTGAGTGAAAGTAAATCAACAGCCGAAACTGCCAAAATGAAGCTAGTTGTCATGGAAAGCTTAGAGCGTAGCATGATGCAGTTTCATTCCCAACAAGGTGAAACTCTACGCATCCATGAGCAATATCTTCAAGAGCAGTTGGAATATACTAAGAGCTTTTTCCAACTAATACAGCAAGAATATTCTCAAATCATCTCAGGTGAGGGAACAACTCAACTAACAGAGAAACTCAGCAATTTCACTCCGTTCACAACAGAAACAACTGTTAGTGATGCACCGACCAAGATAGTAGAAAGCCAGCCTTTGCCTGTAGCTGTTACCCAAGAACCTCTCCCGGCTGCTGTAGAGCCTGTAGTTGAAACTTCTTACTCTCCACTTCCCACTCCCCATTTTGCCACTGTCGAGACAGTCGAGCCTGTAGTCGCGCCACCTGTCCCAGTAGTAGAAGAACCCCAAGCTGAGGTTGTAGTCAAAATTAGCTCACCCCCAGTTAAGGAAGTTGTTGCAGAACCAGCACCCACAACTGCTGCACCTGTATCTGGCGCAACCATCGATATTGTTGACTTGGATAAAAACCTGTTAGCCATTACCAGCGATAAGACTGACTACCCAGTCGAAATGCTGGAAATGGACATGGATATGGAGGCTGATTTAGGAATTGACTCCATCAAACGGGTGGAAATTTTAGGGGCGCTACAAGAGATGTACCCCAACCTACCCAAGCCCAATTTAGAAGAACTGTCAGAAAAACGCACCATCGGTCAAGTTGTAGAGTATCTGCAATCCCACGCTTCTAAAAGTGTTTCAGTAGAAATTGCAGTTCACGAAGTACAACCAGCAACCGAGATTGCAGTAGAGACTGCACCAGTAGTTGAGGTAGTCGTTGCACCTGAACCAAGCATAGTTGTTGCATTCACCCCAGAACCAGAAGCCGCTCCTTCTACAAGTGATGAATTTGCAAACTTAGGTGAAACCCTGTTAGCCATCACCAGCGATAAGACTGGTTATCCAGTGGAGATGCTGGAACTGGAAATGGACATGGAAGCCGACTTGGGGATTGACTCGATTAAACGGGTAGAAATCTTAGGGGCGATGCAAGAAACGTACCCCAACTTACCCAAACCAAATATCGAAGAACTCGGCGATCTCCGCACCATCGGTCAAATAGTCGATTACCTACAGCAGTTGGCTGGAGGNNNNAAAAAAAAGTCTGAGCCTGAGTTTGTCCAACAGCAGCCACCTCAATTAGAACATGAACTAGAGCATACTATCCAGCGCCATCCGGTCAAACTCAGAAGCCTAGCACAGCCCGATTATTTGGATTTCACGTTACCAGAGGGACACATCGGTTTAATCACCGATGATGGTTCCCTCACCACTTACAAATTAGCTGAATCCCTAATCGAGAAAGGCTGGAAAGTAGTAGTTATCAGCTTCCCCCAATCGCTTCTCGTCCAACAAGCGCCCCTACCCACAGGAGTAACCCGCGTCACCTTAGCAAACTTGAGTGAAGAACATCTCCAACAACAATTGCAAGCGATCGCATCTCACTGCGGAGCGATTGGGGCTTTCATCCATCTACACCCAATGTTTGTAGGAAATCACACCTACAGTATTTCTTATAACGAATCAGAAAAGGCGATCGTCAAGCACGTATTTTTGATGGCGAAACACCTTAAACCTTCCCTCAACGAAGCCGCAAAGCATGGACGTAGTTGTTTCTGCACAGTTGCTCATCTTGATGGAGCCTTCGGTTTAGAGTATAAAGTCAACTTCGGTGCGATCGGCGCTGGTTTGTTCGGATTAACCAAAACTCTGAGATGGGAATGGCCAAAGGTATTTACTCGTGCGATCGACCTAAGCCCTAGACTTGATGCCAAACAATCAGTACAAAACATCATCGCCGAACTTCACGACCCCAACCTTTATATAAGTGAAGTTGGCTACGGCTCACAAGGACGAGTCACCATTATCGCCGATTAA